In the genome of Bacillus sp. S3, one region contains:
- the infB gene encoding translation initiation factor IF-2 produces the protein MSKIRVYEYAKKHNISSKEIINKLKEMNIEVSNHMATIEDADVKKLDAAYNKKENNAPQQKKNNGQQNRTNTRPGQQQNRPNQRPAQSGQKPPVQAKTAKAFEEAADKNATPSKVKVVSPPKKVEGKKQNQESQSKENKVFSSADKAKSRPYNNNQNRNNHNNKKKKAHTPVQHTQPVKKKEKELPAKITFSESLTVGELAKKIYREPSEIIKKLFLLGVMATINQVLDKDAIELIAGEYGVEVEEEIKIDTTDLEVYFTEDEAEVLVERPSVVTIMGHVDHGKTTLLDSIRNTKVTEGEAGGITQHIGAYQVVENGKKITFLDTPGHAAFTTMRARGAKITDITILVVAADDGVMPQTVEAINHAKAAEVPIIVAVNKMDKEAANADRVMQELTEHGLVAEAWGGDTIFVPLSAKTGEGIDNLLEMILLVSEVEEYKANPKRKAVGTVIEAQLDKGRGSVATLLVQNGTLKIGDPIVVGNTFGRVRAMVNDKGRRVKEADPSTPVEITGLNDVPQAGDRFVVFEDEKTARQVGEARAQQALAAQRGEKSIVSLENLFDQLKQGEMKDLNIILKADVQGTAEAVAASLQKIDVEGVNIRIIHSGAGAINESDITLAAASNAIVIGFNVRPDVNAKRAAEAEKVDVRLHRIIYKVIEEIEAAMKGMLDPEFQEKIIGQAEVRQTFKVSKVGTIAGSYVTDGKITRDSGIRLIRDGIVIFEGHIDALKRFKDDAKEVAQGYECGITIKNFNDVKEGDIVEAYIMEEIERK, from the coding sequence ATGAGTAAAATCCGTGTTTATGAATACGCGAAGAAACACAATATATCAAGTAAAGAAATTATCAATAAATTAAAAGAAATGAATATAGAGGTCTCTAATCATATGGCAACAATTGAAGATGCAGATGTTAAAAAGCTGGATGCAGCCTATAACAAAAAAGAAAACAATGCTCCACAGCAAAAAAAGAATAATGGACAGCAAAATCGCACAAACACACGTCCGGGCCAGCAGCAAAATCGTCCAAATCAAAGACCGGCACAATCAGGGCAGAAACCACCAGTACAGGCAAAAACTGCTAAAGCATTTGAGGAGGCTGCAGATAAAAATGCTACTCCTAGCAAGGTAAAAGTAGTCTCGCCTCCAAAAAAGGTTGAAGGCAAAAAGCAAAACCAAGAATCTCAGTCAAAAGAAAACAAAGTGTTTAGCAGCGCTGATAAAGCGAAGTCTCGCCCTTATAATAATAACCAAAACCGTAACAACCATAATAATAAAAAGAAAAAGGCACATACTCCAGTACAACATACACAGCCAGTAAAGAAAAAAGAGAAGGAACTTCCGGCTAAAATTACTTTTAGTGAATCTTTAACGGTTGGAGAGCTTGCGAAAAAGATTTATCGCGAACCTTCGGAAATCATTAAAAAGCTCTTTTTACTCGGCGTTATGGCAACAATCAATCAAGTTTTAGATAAAGATGCGATTGAATTAATTGCTGGTGAATACGGAGTCGAAGTGGAAGAGGAAATTAAAATAGATACAACTGACCTTGAAGTGTATTTTACTGAAGACGAGGCAGAGGTTTTAGTGGAAAGACCGTCGGTTGTTACGATTATGGGTCACGTTGACCATGGGAAAACCACTCTCCTTGATTCCATTCGTAACACAAAGGTAACCGAAGGAGAGGCTGGAGGAATTACCCAGCATATCGGTGCGTATCAAGTGGTTGAAAATGGCAAGAAGATTACCTTCCTTGATACACCAGGACATGCTGCATTTACGACTATGCGCGCCCGCGGTGCCAAAATTACTGATATCACCATCCTTGTTGTTGCTGCCGATGACGGGGTTATGCCACAAACGGTTGAAGCGATTAACCATGCAAAAGCAGCAGAGGTTCCAATTATTGTCGCTGTTAATAAAATGGATAAAGAAGCAGCAAATGCCGATCGTGTTATGCAGGAATTGACAGAGCATGGATTAGTAGCGGAAGCATGGGGCGGGGATACTATTTTTGTACCGCTTTCCGCAAAAACGGGTGAAGGAATTGATAACTTGCTTGAAATGATTCTTCTTGTAAGTGAAGTAGAAGAATACAAAGCAAATCCAAAACGCAAGGCCGTTGGAACAGTTATCGAAGCACAATTAGACAAGGGACGCGGTTCGGTTGCAACCTTGCTTGTTCAAAACGGGACATTAAAAATTGGCGATCCAATCGTGGTTGGTAATACCTTTGGCCGTGTCCGTGCAATGGTAAACGACAAAGGCCGCCGTGTAAAAGAGGCGGATCCATCAACTCCTGTTGAGATTACCGGCTTAAATGATGTTCCACAGGCTGGAGATCGTTTCGTTGTCTTTGAGGATGAGAAAACAGCTCGACAAGTTGGGGAAGCTCGTGCACAGCAGGCATTAGCTGCTCAGCGCGGTGAAAAATCAATCGTCAGCCTGGAAAATCTGTTTGATCAATTGAAGCAAGGAGAAATGAAGGATTTAAATATTATACTTAAAGCAGATGTTCAAGGTACTGCAGAGGCAGTAGCAGCTTCCTTGCAAAAGATAGATGTCGAAGGTGTCAATATCCGAATCATTCATAGTGGTGCCGGTGCGATTAATGAATCCGATATTACTCTAGCCGCTGCTTCCAATGCTATTGTAATCGGCTTTAACGTACGTCCGGATGTGAATGCGAAGCGGGCGGCAGAAGCTGAAAAAGTTGACGTTCGCCTTCATAGAATTATTTATAAGGTAATTGAAGAGATCGAAGCCGCGATGAAAGGGATGCTTGATCCAGAATTTCAAGAAAAAATCATTGGTCAGGCAGAGGTTCGTCAAACTTTCAAAGTATCTAAGGTTGGAACGATTGCAGGTTCTTATGTGACGGATGGAAAAATCACTCGCGATAGCGGAATTCGTTTAATTCGTGATGGAATTGTCATTTTTGAAGGACACATAGATGCCTTAAAACGATTCAAAGACGATGCTAAAGAAGTAGCACAAGGCTACGAGTGCGGAATTACCATTAAAAACTTTAATGATGTTAAAGAAGGAGATATCGTTGAAGCTTATATAATGGAAGAAATAGAGCGGAAATGA
- the rimP gene encoding ribosome maturation factor RimP: protein MSKVTEVVEALAAPIFQELDMELVDIEYVKEGKNWFLRVYIDKDTGVDIEDCGLVSERLSEKLDEMDPIPHNYFLEVSSPGAERPLKKEKDFEKAIGKNVFIKTYEPIDGEKSFEGTLLEFTGNHLIVEIKIKTRKKSIEIPYEKVANARLAVIFS from the coding sequence ATGAGCAAAGTAACGGAAGTTGTAGAAGCACTGGCTGCCCCAATTTTTCAAGAGTTAGATATGGAATTAGTGGACATTGAGTATGTGAAGGAAGGAAAAAACTGGTTCCTTCGCGTATATATTGATAAAGATACTGGTGTTGATATCGAGGATTGCGGCCTGGTTAGTGAGCGACTAAGTGAAAAACTCGATGAGATGGATCCGATTCCCCATAACTACTTTCTTGAAGTATCATCTCCAGGTGCAGAGCGTCCATTAAAAAAAGAGAAGGATTTCGAAAAGGCAATTGGCAAAAATGTTTTTATTAAAACGTATGAACCAATTGATGGGGAAAAAAGCTTCGAAGGCACATTACTCGAATTTACCGGTAATCACTTAATAGTTGAGATTAAGATTAAAACTCGCAAAAAGTCCATTGAGATTCCATATGAAAAAGTAGCGAATGCCCGTTTAGCTGTTATTTTTTCATAA
- a CDS encoding DUF503 domain-containing protein, translated as MIVGVAVCECIIYDAHSLKEKRAVLQRILTRLKQKFNVSVAEVDFQDVWQRTKIAIAVVTSARVSTEQELQNALKLIDSFPEIERTITEIDWL; from the coding sequence ATGATTGTCGGCGTTGCCGTGTGTGAATGTATAATCTATGATGCGCATTCATTAAAAGAGAAACGTGCGGTTTTGCAGCGGATCCTTACACGTTTAAAACAGAAGTTTAATGTATCCGTGGCAGAGGTGGATTTTCAGGATGTTTGGCAACGAACGAAAATCGCGATTGCTGTTGTTACCTCTGCACGGGTATCGACCGAGCAGGAATTGCAAAATGCACTAAAATTAATCGACTCCTTTCCAGAAATAGAAAGAACGATCACCGAGATTGATTGGCTTTAA
- the rnpM gene encoding RNase P modulator RnpM — MNTRKKVPMRKCVATGEMRPKKELVRIVRSKEGEVTVDLTGKKSGRGAYLSKDKEAVLLAKKKNTLSNHLEVTVNDSIYEELLELIEKENRQSK; from the coding sequence GTGAACACTAGAAAAAAAGTTCCAATGCGCAAATGCGTGGCAACCGGTGAAATGAGGCCGAAAAAAGAACTAGTTCGCATCGTTCGCTCTAAAGAAGGAGAGGTAACCGTTGATTTGACCGGAAAAAAATCCGGCCGGGGTGCCTATCTTTCCAAGGACAAAGAGGCAGTACTACTAGCCAAGAAAAAAAACACCTTATCAAACCATTTAGAGGTTACGGTTAATGATTCAATTTATGAAGAATTACTTGAGTTAATAGAGAAGGAGAACCGACAATCCAAATGA
- a CDS encoding PolC-type DNA polymerase III: MSEHALGNKERFQLLLQQLQLIEDAVVVHFNNAQIERLLVEKKARKWRFQFLFEKILPFNVYLRFTTQLERTFSNIAAISYDINVINQVITPEIVKEYWSFCIQQIDGISPPLLKLLYEQLPDVSGNKLTITVRNQAEGLALKRKYGPVISDIYHSFGFPLLAIETDIKMEKNDEYEQFELAKQKEDQERALMAMVEMQKKEAEKDQSGGELPTGPLMIGLTIKDDSDYRSLIDIVDEERRVAVEGYIFNAEIRELRSGRSLLTFKITDYTSSIMVKMFSRDKEDAALFQLVKKGMWVKVRGSIQNDTFVRDLVMIGNDINEIKPMGRKDTAPDDEKRVELHLHTPMSQMDAVTPVSSLIAQAAKWGHKAIAVTDHAVAQSFPEAYGAGKKNNIKILYGVEVNLVDDGVPIAYNDAHRLLAEDTFVIFDVETTGLSAVYDTIIELAAVKIRDGEIIDRFESFANPHHRLSATTINLTGITDDMVQNAPEVDEVIRDFHEWVGDGVLVAHNASFDMGFLNVGYKKIGLEKAKNPVIDTLELGRFLYPEMKNHRLNTLTKKFDIELTQHHRAIYDAEATGYLLLKMLKDALEKGIEYHDELNDNMGKGNAYQRARPYHCTLLAQNEHGLKNLFKLVSIAHIEYFYRVPRIPRSVLQKYRDGILVGSACNKGEVFEGMMQKSPEEVEAHARFYDYLEVMPKEVNAPLIEMELVRDEKAMEDIIGKIVTLGDKLGLPVVATGNVHYLNENDKIYRKILINSQGGANPLNRHELPDVHFRTTNEMLDAFSFLGAEKAKEIVVTNTNKIADMIDVIKPIKDDLYTPKIEGAEDEMRQMSYDMAHKIYGEPLPEIVEARLEKELKSIIGHGFAVIYLISHKLVKKSLDDGYLVGSRGSVGSSLVATMTEITEVNPLPPHYVCPTCKHSEFFNDGSVGSGFDLPDKDCPNCGGKYRKDGHDIPFETFLGFKGDKVPDIDLNFSGEYQPRAHNYTKVLFGEEYVYRAGTIGTVADKTAFGYVKAYQQDNNLQIRNAEVERLASGCTGVKRTTGQHPGGIIVIPDYMDVYDFTPIQFPADDRNSEWKTTHFDFHSIHDNVLKLDILGHDDPTVIRMLQDLSGIDPKTIPTDDPEVMKIFSNTESLGVTEQQIMCKTGTLGIPEFGTRFVRQMLEDTKPTTFSELVQISGLSHGTDVWLGNAQELIHNQICNLSEVIGCRDDIMVYLIYQGLEPSFAFKIMESVRKGKGLSEEMEAEMRKNEVPEWYIDSCKKIKYMFPKAHAAAYVLMAVRIAYFKVHLPLLYYAAYFTVRAEDFDIETMSRGSEAIRAKIEEINAKGLEASNKEKNLLTVMELALEMSERGYSFQNYDLYHSDASEFIIDGNSLIPPFNSIPGLGTNAAYNIVKARGDGEFLSKEDLQQRGKVSKTILEYLDKQGCLKSLPEQNQLSFF; this comes from the coding sequence ATGAGCGAACATGCCTTAGGCAATAAAGAGCGATTCCAACTCTTGCTCCAGCAGCTGCAACTGATCGAGGATGCTGTGGTAGTGCATTTTAATAATGCGCAAATAGAAAGACTGCTGGTTGAAAAAAAAGCGCGGAAGTGGCGGTTTCAATTTTTATTTGAAAAAATCCTTCCATTCAATGTCTATCTTAGGTTTACTACACAGTTAGAAAGAACCTTCTCGAACATTGCAGCCATTTCCTATGATATCAATGTGATCAATCAAGTCATCACACCGGAAATAGTTAAAGAATATTGGAGCTTTTGTATCCAGCAAATTGATGGTATTTCGCCGCCGCTTTTGAAATTGCTTTATGAACAATTGCCAGATGTAAGTGGGAATAAGCTGACGATTACAGTTAGAAATCAGGCGGAAGGTCTAGCGTTAAAACGAAAATACGGTCCAGTAATTAGCGATATTTATCATTCATTTGGATTTCCGCTCTTAGCAATCGAAACTGACATAAAAATGGAAAAAAATGATGAATATGAACAATTTGAACTTGCCAAACAAAAGGAAGATCAAGAACGCGCCTTAATGGCAATGGTCGAGATGCAAAAGAAAGAAGCGGAAAAGGATCAGTCTGGCGGTGAACTGCCTACAGGTCCTCTAATGATTGGGTTAACGATAAAGGATGACAGCGACTACCGCAGTTTGATTGATATCGTTGATGAAGAAAGAAGAGTGGCGGTTGAAGGGTATATTTTTAATGCCGAAATTCGCGAGTTAAGAAGCGGCCGTTCACTCCTAACCTTTAAAATTACCGATTACACTAGCTCGATCATGGTGAAAATGTTTTCACGTGATAAAGAGGATGCTGCCCTGTTCCAGCTTGTAAAAAAGGGAATGTGGGTTAAGGTCCGCGGTAGTATCCAAAACGATACCTTCGTTCGTGACCTTGTTATGATTGGGAACGATATTAATGAAATAAAACCGATGGGACGGAAGGATACAGCACCAGATGATGAAAAGCGGGTTGAATTGCATCTTCACACCCCGATGAGCCAAATGGATGCGGTAACTCCCGTCAGTAGCCTAATTGCTCAAGCTGCAAAATGGGGCCATAAGGCCATCGCCGTAACGGACCACGCTGTCGCCCAGTCATTCCCTGAAGCATATGGGGCCGGTAAGAAAAATAATATAAAAATTCTTTATGGGGTCGAAGTGAATCTTGTCGATGATGGTGTGCCAATCGCTTATAATGATGCCCATCGTTTGCTTGCAGAAGATACGTTCGTCATTTTTGACGTAGAAACAACAGGTCTTTCTGCCGTATATGATACAATCATCGAGCTTGCAGCCGTGAAGATTAGAGACGGCGAGATCATTGACCGTTTTGAGTCATTTGCAAATCCCCATCACCGGCTTTCCGCAACCACCATCAACCTTACCGGAATAACCGATGATATGGTTCAGAATGCACCGGAAGTAGATGAGGTTATTAGAGATTTTCATGAATGGGTTGGGGATGGAGTCCTTGTTGCCCATAATGCTTCATTTGATATGGGCTTTCTTAACGTCGGATATAAAAAAATCGGCTTGGAAAAGGCGAAAAATCCTGTCATTGATACACTTGAGTTGGGCCGATTCTTATATCCGGAAATGAAGAACCATCGATTAAATACATTGACGAAAAAGTTTGATATTGAATTAACCCAGCACCACCGTGCGATTTATGATGCGGAGGCCACAGGTTATTTACTCTTGAAAATGCTGAAGGATGCCCTTGAAAAAGGAATCGAATACCATGATGAATTGAACGATAATATGGGGAAAGGAAATGCCTATCAACGTGCCCGCCCCTACCATTGCACACTATTAGCACAAAACGAACACGGTTTGAAGAACCTGTTTAAACTTGTGTCGATCGCACATATTGAGTATTTTTACAGAGTTCCCCGAATCCCAAGGTCAGTCCTGCAAAAATATAGGGATGGCATTCTTGTAGGCTCAGCCTGTAATAAAGGTGAAGTGTTTGAAGGGATGATGCAAAAGTCCCCGGAAGAGGTAGAAGCACACGCCCGTTTTTATGACTATCTTGAGGTAATGCCGAAAGAAGTAAATGCTCCTTTAATAGAAATGGAACTAGTCCGCGATGAAAAAGCGATGGAGGATATTATTGGTAAAATTGTCACACTTGGCGATAAATTAGGCCTGCCTGTAGTGGCTACAGGGAATGTTCATTATTTAAATGAAAATGATAAAATCTATCGAAAAATCTTAATCAACTCACAAGGCGGCGCAAACCCATTAAATCGCCATGAACTTCCGGACGTTCATTTTAGGACAACCAATGAAATGCTTGATGCTTTTTCGTTTTTAGGGGCAGAAAAAGCGAAAGAAATAGTGGTGACCAACACCAATAAAATTGCAGATATGATTGACGTCATTAAACCAATTAAAGACGATTTATACACACCTAAAATTGAAGGCGCAGAAGATGAGATGCGTCAAATGAGTTATGATATGGCTCATAAAATCTATGGAGAGCCTCTCCCTGAAATTGTGGAAGCCCGCCTGGAAAAAGAACTTAAAAGTATCATAGGGCATGGATTTGCCGTTATTTATTTAATTTCGCATAAGCTCGTGAAAAAATCCCTTGATGACGGCTATCTCGTTGGTTCCCGGGGGTCCGTTGGATCTTCTCTTGTAGCGACAATGACAGAAATTACAGAGGTGAATCCGTTACCGCCGCATTACGTGTGTCCAACATGTAAGCATTCCGAGTTCTTTAATGATGGATCGGTCGGCTCCGGATTTGATTTACCTGATAAAGACTGTCCAAATTGCGGTGGAAAATACCGCAAAGACGGCCACGATATTCCGTTTGAAACGTTCTTAGGCTTTAAAGGAGATAAGGTCCCTGATATCGATTTGAACTTCTCAGGTGAATATCAGCCGCGTGCCCACAACTATACAAAAGTCTTGTTTGGTGAAGAATATGTATACCGTGCAGGGACTATCGGTACTGTTGCAGATAAAACGGCCTTTGGATATGTAAAAGCCTATCAGCAGGATAACAATCTCCAAATACGGAATGCGGAAGTGGAACGGTTAGCTTCCGGCTGTACGGGAGTAAAAAGAACGACCGGTCAGCACCCCGGTGGGATTATCGTTATTCCGGATTATATGGATGTGTATGATTTCACACCGATTCAATTTCCGGCAGATGATCGGAACTCGGAATGGAAGACGACACATTTTGATTTCCATTCCATCCATGATAATGTGCTGAAGCTTGATATTCTCGGTCACGACGATCCGACTGTTATCCGGATGCTTCAAGATTTAAGTGGAATCGATCCAAAAACGATACCGACAGACGATCCCGAAGTCATGAAGATCTTTAGCAATACGGAATCTCTTGGGGTAACAGAACAGCAGATTATGTGTAAAACCGGAACATTAGGTATTCCAGAGTTTGGGACGAGATTTGTCCGACAAATGCTAGAGGATACAAAACCGACCACCTTCTCTGAACTTGTCCAAATATCCGGTTTATCCCACGGAACAGACGTTTGGTTAGGGAATGCTCAGGAATTAATTCATAACCAAATTTGTAACTTAAGCGAAGTAATCGGCTGTCGTGATGATATCATGGTTTATTTGATTTATCAGGGTCTCGAGCCATCTTTTGCCTTTAAAATTATGGAATCCGTCCGTAAAGGGAAAGGCTTAAGCGAAGAAATGGAAGCGGAAATGCGGAAAAACGAGGTGCCGGAATGGTATATTGATTCTTGCAAAAAGATCAAATATATGTTCCCTAAAGCCCACGCCGCTGCCTATGTATTAATGGCTGTACGGATAGCTTATTTTAAAGTCCATCTTCCGCTTTTATATTATGCTGCTTACTTTACAGTTCGGGCCGAGGACTTTGATATCGAAACGATGTCCAGAGGATCAGAGGCGATTCGTGCAAAAATCGAGGAAATTAATGCAAAAGGTCTTGAGGCATCCAATAAAGAAAAAAACCTGTTAACAGTTATGGAACTTGCACTAGAAATGTCAGAAAGAGGGTACAGCTTCCAAAATTATGATTTGTATCATTCGGATGCATCTGAATTTATTATTGATGGCAATTCATTAATTCCTCCATTTAATTCGATTCCTGGGTTAGGCACAAACGCTGCCTATAATATCGTAAAGGCCAGGGGAGACGGAGAATTTTTATCAAAAGAAGACCTGCAGCAGCGTGGAAAAGTATCCAAGACAATTCTTGAGTATTTGGATAAACAAGGCTGTTTAAAATCTCTTCCAGAGCAGAATCAGCTTTCCTTTTTCTAA
- the rseP gene encoding RIP metalloprotease RseP yields MSTVIAFIVIFGALVFFHELGHFIFAKRAGILCREFAIGMGPKVFTHKKGETTYTIRLLPIGGFVRMAGEDPEMVEIKPGYRIGLLFNHENQVSKIILNNKEKFPNCRIVEVEYADIEKDLVIKGFPEDDDENLQTFKINPKAVLVENGIESQLAPLDRQFGSKTLPQRFLAIFAGPAMNFVLAFVLFILIALLQGVPSNEPKLGVITPDGAAKSAGLQEGDIVQSINGSEISSWSDVVEIIRENPNKKLDFSVIRDGEENEIQVTPLEKTVEGTKMGIIGVYSPVEKSPLQAVKSGFTETYFWTKQIFVMLGKLVTGQFSIDALSGPVGIYNSTAEVAKSGIYYLMKWAGILSINLGIMNLLPIPALDGGRLMFFAVEAVRGKPIDRQKEGMVHFIGFALLMLLMLVVTWNDIQRFFL; encoded by the coding sequence TTGAGTACAGTTATTGCCTTTATTGTGATTTTTGGCGCACTCGTCTTCTTTCATGAATTAGGACATTTTATTTTTGCTAAAAGAGCAGGGATTCTTTGCCGTGAGTTTGCTATTGGTATGGGACCAAAAGTGTTCACACATAAGAAAGGTGAAACTACCTACACCATTCGATTATTGCCAATTGGAGGATTTGTCCGCATGGCGGGAGAAGATCCAGAGATGGTGGAAATTAAACCGGGCTATCGAATCGGTCTTTTATTTAATCATGAAAATCAAGTAAGCAAAATTATTCTAAACAATAAAGAAAAATTCCCTAATTGCCGGATTGTTGAAGTGGAGTATGCTGATATCGAAAAGGATTTAGTCATAAAGGGATTTCCGGAAGATGACGATGAAAATTTACAGACGTTTAAAATAAATCCAAAAGCGGTTCTGGTTGAAAATGGGATTGAATCTCAACTTGCTCCGCTTGACCGTCAATTTGGTTCAAAAACATTACCGCAACGATTTTTAGCGATTTTTGCAGGGCCAGCAATGAACTTTGTCCTTGCTTTCGTCCTATTTATCTTAATTGCATTATTACAGGGTGTCCCTTCAAATGAACCGAAATTGGGCGTTATAACTCCGGACGGAGCTGCCAAATCTGCCGGTCTGCAAGAAGGAGATATCGTCCAGAGTATAAATGGTTCAGAAATTTCCAGCTGGTCTGATGTGGTTGAAATCATTCGAGAAAATCCAAATAAAAAACTTGATTTCTCGGTTATACGAGATGGAGAAGAGAATGAAATACAAGTAACACCGCTTGAAAAGACAGTCGAGGGTACGAAAATGGGTATTATCGGTGTTTATAGCCCGGTTGAAAAGTCACCACTCCAAGCAGTTAAGTCTGGTTTCACAGAAACCTATTTCTGGACAAAACAAATTTTTGTGATGCTTGGAAAATTGGTTACCGGTCAATTTTCAATTGATGCCCTGTCCGGTCCGGTTGGCATTTACAATTCCACTGCTGAAGTAGCAAAATCGGGTATTTATTATTTAATGAAATGGGCCGGAATCTTAAGTATCAATCTGGGGATTATGAATTTGCTGCCGATCCCTGCACTTGATGGCGGCAGATTAATGTTCTTTGCTGTCGAAGCAGTTAGAGGGAAACCAATTGACCGCCAGAAGGAAGGGATGGTCCATTTTATCGGATTTGCCCTTCTCATGCTCTTGATGCTTGTCGTTACATGGAATGATATTCAGAGGTTCTTCCTCTAA
- a CDS encoding YlxQ family RNA-binding protein, producing the protein MKQNQWMSLLGLANRARKIISGEELAVKEIRNGKAKLVLLAADASINTTKKITDKCNSYQVPLKMVENRHLLGQAIGKEARVIVAVMDDGFAKKLVTLLD; encoded by the coding sequence ATGAAGCAAAATCAATGGATGTCATTACTTGGCTTAGCCAATCGGGCGCGTAAAATCATATCAGGTGAGGAGCTTGCCGTTAAGGAAATTCGAAACGGGAAGGCAAAGCTCGTTTTATTAGCCGCGGATGCGTCTATCAATACGACAAAAAAAATTACAGATAAATGTAATTCCTATCAAGTTCCATTAAAAATGGTGGAAAATCGTCATCTTCTTGGTCAAGCAATTGGCAAAGAAGCCCGCGTTATTGTAGCTGTTATGGATGATGGATTTGCTAAAAAACTGGTAACGTTGCTCGATTAA
- the rbfA gene encoding 30S ribosome-binding factor RbfA: MSHRANRVGEQMKKELGDIIGRKIKDPRIGFVTVTDVQVTGDLQQAKVYISVLGDEEQRENTLKGLAKAKGFIRTEIGHRIRLRKTPEIIFEWDESIDYGNRIETLLHQLHTDDKPMEKNEEE, from the coding sequence ATGAGCCATAGAGCAAATCGTGTTGGAGAACAAATGAAGAAAGAACTTGGTGACATCATCGGTCGTAAAATTAAAGATCCCCGGATCGGTTTTGTGACAGTTACTGATGTTCAGGTAACAGGTGATTTGCAGCAAGCAAAAGTTTATATATCGGTATTAGGTGATGAAGAGCAAAGGGAAAATACATTAAAAGGCCTGGCAAAAGCAAAAGGCTTCATCCGAACCGAAATCGGTCACCGTATTCGACTTCGAAAAACACCGGAAATCATCTTTGAATGGGATGAATCCATCGACTATGGAAATCGGATTGAAACCCTTCTACATCAATTGCATACCGATGACAAACCAATGGAAAAAAATGAAGAAGAATAG
- the nusA gene encoding transcription termination factor NusA, giving the protein MSSELLDALTILEREKGISRDILIEAIEAALVSAYRRNFNQAQNVRIDLNLQSGSMRVFARKEVVDQVFDPRLEISLEDAVRINPNYQVEDVVEMEVTPKDFGRIAAQTAKQVVTQRVREAERGIIYSEFIDREEDIMTGIVQRLDSKFIYVSLGKIEALLPVNEQMPNERYKPHDRIKVFITKVEKTTKGPQIFVSRTHPGLLKRLFEIEVPEIYDGTVEIKSVAREAGDRSKISVHSDNHEVDPVGSCVGPKGTRVQAVVNELKGEKIDIVKWSDDPVVFVANSLSPSKVLDVMVNENEKATTVVVPDYQLSLAIGKRGQNARLAAKLTGWKIDIKSETEARELGIYPREETIRLFDDHVDTDFDFEDEIDD; this is encoded by the coding sequence ATGAGCAGCGAATTATTAGATGCTCTTACAATACTGGAAAGAGAGAAAGGTATTTCCAGGGATATTTTAATTGAAGCGATTGAAGCGGCGCTTGTATCAGCATACCGCCGTAATTTTAATCAGGCCCAAAATGTCCGCATCGACTTAAATTTACAATCTGGCTCCATGCGTGTCTTTGCTAGAAAAGAAGTAGTTGATCAAGTATTTGACCCGCGGCTTGAAATTTCATTAGAAGATGCCGTAAGGATTAATCCAAATTATCAGGTTGAAGATGTAGTCGAGATGGAAGTAACGCCAAAAGATTTCGGAAGAATTGCTGCGCAAACGGCTAAACAAGTTGTAACCCAGCGTGTAAGAGAAGCGGAAAGAGGCATTATTTATTCTGAATTTATCGACCGTGAAGAAGATATTATGACAGGGATTGTTCAAAGGCTGGATTCTAAATTTATTTATGTCAGCCTTGGAAAAATTGAGGCATTATTGCCGGTAAATGAACAAATGCCGAATGAACGATATAAGCCGCATGATCGTATTAAGGTATTTATTACAAAAGTTGAAAAAACGACAAAAGGTCCGCAAATATTTGTATCCAGGACTCATCCTGGACTACTGAAACGATTATTTGAAATAGAAGTGCCCGAAATATATGATGGTACAGTTGAAATTAAATCAGTTGCCAGAGAAGCGGGTGACCGCTCGAAGATTTCCGTTCATTCAGATAATCACGAGGTTGACCCAGTCGGCTCATGTGTGGGACCAAAGGGAACGCGGGTCCAGGCAGTCGTAAACGAATTGAAGGGTGAAAAAATTGATATCGTGAAATGGTCAGACGATCCTGTTGTATTTGTCGCAAATTCACTAAGTCCTTCTAAAGTACTTGATGTAATGGTGAATGAAAATGAAAAGGCAACAACCGTTGTTGTCCCGGATTATCAGCTTTCTTTGGCTATCGGGAAACGGGGACAAAACGCCCGTTTAGCTGCGAAGCTAACAGGCTGGAAAATCGATATCAAATCAGAGACCGAAGCACGTGAACTGGGGATTTATCCTCGTGAAGAGACAATCAGACTTTTTGATGATCATGTTGATACAGACTTTGATTTTGAAGACGAAATCGACGATTAG